A segment of the Bactrocera neohumeralis isolate Rockhampton chromosome 3, APGP_CSIRO_Bneo_wtdbg2-racon-allhic-juicebox.fasta_v2, whole genome shotgun sequence genome:
AAATACCTTCAAacggcaaataaaaataaagtgagtttaaaattttatttaagttttgaaaaaataacagCTTTCAATAGTTTATTAAAGTAGAGGCTGCGCAAACCGAAGCTGTTGAGCCTGAATATTGCGAAGCTTGCGACATGGAGTTACAGTCCAATGATGATCTACGACTACACAAATTACAACATGAGAAATGTCCAGTAGATAATTGTAACTATCGAGGACATCCATCAGTAATGGACAAACACGTTGCAACACTTCACAGTTCTGGTTTATTTGACAAATTCAAAAAGCTTAGCTCGCCTGAGGAAATTGCTGCTTGGCGTGAAGAACGGAAAAGAAAGTGAGAATATTGTgcactaaaattaataaatagtttttcgtaataaaatttatttattttgtagatATCCCACATTAGAAAACTCTTTAATGAGGCAACGTGCTAGGGAGCAGCGTGAGAAGCGTGGTGAACGCCTTGAAGCCCATAATAGTCGGTTTGGAAAGCAAGAGGATCGTAAACGGGCGCAAAAAAGTCATTGCTCTGAAACGAATCAAATAAAACACAATcagcaacaaaaactaaaaggTCAGAATGGTATTGAAAAAAGGAAACGCAATAATAATAAACGCCGTAAAAAGGAAGAAGTTAAAAAACTCGAGGAGAAAAAGCAAAATGATGTCATAGCAAATATAAAATCAGCAAGAAATGCAGTTGTGGAAGAAAATATCCAAGAAAACGATATAAGTTGCGATGATATTATGATGTTTAAAGGAACAAGTAAATTGGCCAATTATCACCACGTTAAGCCGAAAAaaccgaaagaaacgaacataTTGAGCAGCCTACTTGGAATGTATGGATCGGATGAAGATTCTGAGAATGACTACAGCAATAATGAAATGGATGATAATGACACAGATAATTTAATTGACGAcaaattaaataagacaattGGTACTGATACATGTGCGAGGGATAATGGACTGTTAATAAATCCTATAGGAAAATCTCCACCTCTACTCCCAGTAAAATCGCTGAATGTTGAAAAATTAGAAGACACAGAATCAGGAAATTTCGCGAGGCTAAACTGCCATAAGCCTTTGGAAAACATCGATATAGTGACTAATTCCGATACAACTGAAGAAACCGTCATCGTAACagaaaaaagcgaaaatgttAGCGATAATTCGGTTGATACTGTTCAAAGCTTGAAGCCACAAAATGCAGATTTACTCTGTTCAGATGATGAAGCACCGGAGGAAGCGCCAATAGCTCGCTCAACTGATCTGCCGATCTGTACGAAATCTTCACAACAAAATGTGCGAAGAAATAATGGAGCAAGTAATGATAATAATCAGCAATCCACTAACAGAATTAAAAAAGCGGATCAAGTAACTAGAATTAATAAGCAACAATCTGGGCTAGATTATCGAAAAGCACGTTTGCGGAAACAAAACACATTGTTGGAAAAACTACTAGAGCCGGACATTCGGCACGAACGAAATGTGCTATTACAATGCGTGCGTTATGTTTGCGAAAATAACTTTTTCGGTATAGgcgaaaaaaagttaaactgaCTTATTAGTGAAGTTGTACAAAATAATGCAaactaagttttatttttaataaattcttataATAAGTGCTTAGAACGAAGTAATGTAATGATTTATTAAGCGGCCTTAATTTGGAGCTTGTTGCCCCATTTGTGTTGCTCCAGCGTTAGACATTCCTGGATTAATAGAATTGTCGTGACTTTGCTGAAGCTGTTGCTGAGccatttgttgctgttgctgcgctAACTGctgtgcatgttgttgttgccgctgttgctgttgttgtcgagCAGCATGGGTATATTTcgcctaaaaatatatacatatttatatctcGATGAACTACGAACATACACTTTAAAAGACCTTACTTTAGATTCTTCTAGCTCACGCACTCTAGAGCGTGCATGTTGTATTCTATGCCATGCCATTTGTAGAACTTTAGCAGAGGCATATCCAGAACCTTCATGCGGCTGTCCCGTGGAGACTtgtgttaaataatttatttgctcgCTTAACTTTGATTCTACATTGGATAAAGATTTGATAAATTGTTGCGTTTGGGTTTCAGCACTTTTCTGCGAGGATTTTTCCTTGCTGAGTTCCTGCAACGCCTGACCtgaaaagaaaattgttaaatGTGAATGTATAaggtatataatttaaataaaacctgCACTTTGTAGACACGTTATAATTTCTTGTTCTATTTCATCTAATGCGTGTATTTTATCTAAGGGATTATGTGCCATTTCtactttattattaataaatattgtgaacaatttacaattataaaagttttgtaTAGCGTCTCAACAAACTGGCTCAGCTGTTCAATTTGACATTTATCTCCAAACTTGACAGTGCTGTTTCTTTATTATACGAGGCGGCTGCGATTAGGCGTAATAagaacaataaattttaatgaaatttaattttaatatgtaatacaatattttgcatgTAAGACTAAAATAGAAAGTATATTATATAAGGTTTCCACGTAGTGTAACAACATTTTAATAATTCAGCCCCATACGAACGTCAGTTTTAGTCTCCACTGTAATGTGTGTATCAGTATCGAAGTTGGCAACTCAGTTAGTCATTTTCGGCAGTCGAGTTATTTTCGAGCAGATTTCTTGGTGTGTCATTTCAATCACTTTTTTCGCttttaaacattataaaaatCGGTAAAAcatgttaattattttatggaAATTGTCACGAAGAAGTGCAGATTGGTATACGGGCCGTTGTTAGTGTTTAAAGAGTATCAACATACAAAATAATACATAGTCAATTTTCCTCTgctcaataaatttttctgttGTTGCTTTCGTCGTCGACGTCGCTGCCTTCAATTCAATTCTTTTTCGAGCTAATGTCACTGCCGCTGTTGACTGCGCTGCCGCCGTCGCCTATGTTATATTAAGGAAGAATAAACCTGTGAACATtgctgtttttaataaattgtgtttaataaatatatagtagaaacaacaaacaaagttgGCATTaactacacaaaaaaattagttaccTAATGTAATAGTTGGGATTACTAACAACTCATtacattttctaatttaaaaaataataaaaaatatcacttcTTATTAGCTAATGTTAAACGGCGGTGTTGTAGGTGCAACCATAAAATAGCTTTGTAGTGAGTTCAACAAATTCGGAGTAGTGGCAACAGTATAATTATATGGTAAGTGTTTGTACCCACATATGCTACtttaattttgatataattAGTACGTAGGTAGAATGggtatgtacaaatgtaaataCATTTCAAATCTCTCCGTGAATGGTTTTTAGAATGCTGCTGCgaatttatgttattttcttGGCTTTGTAAgaatcatatgtatgtatgtatataaaatatttactcttcataaatatttattgttttctgtGTTGTTAGTGCCAATATCGCTTAGATAATAAACAAATTCTGacttattaaaatgtatttttaattttatttatttatttcgtgtaagttttatatttaatatgtacACAAATGCATGGTTATGTTTCCTACCCTatgcgcatatatgtacatacatatatacatatattcatttgtTTTATGCGTCATCTAAGCTGCTTTTGTCTCGCAACCAAAGAGTATCCAACAGACACAATTGCAAGCATTTCAACGATGACAATAGCATAGTTGTAGCTATATGGTGCACTTTACTTCATGCAATTTTCCAGGTTTTTTCTGTTTCttctatttacttttatttgttcTGCTGTTTTCACAAAAGAGCAGCGTACAAAAGAGGGCGACAAGTGGTCGCTTGCAGAAGTGCGCAACAACATCAACGGTATGTTCAAAGAAATGCAGTCTGAGTTGCAACAGAATAAAAGAGGAGAATTGAACCGTGTGGCATTTCACGAAAAGCTGCAATAAAAATcatacaacatacaaatgttatatatgtacttatacttACATACTATAAATAAGTCTGGGCCGTCGGTGTTGTACTATGAGAGCAAGTAATCTTGAATCTGATAAAGTAAccttaagaaaaatatgtactatattcgCCATAAATAAGTTTTCTTTCTTACTACATCGGTCACCTGCAGCCAACATAATTTTTGTTAGCTTTTTGACTTCTCTATCTGCAACATATCTGAtgcagtttttatattttcttcccAGTGTTTGTGAATCACTGCACACCGTGTTCTAATCTATGGATACATGTGTCTCACAATTACTCTTGCGGTTTATACGAGCCTTAGGCTGCGCTAAGACTACATACAATGTTTATTCCGACGATGGCGCCAATTTTCACAGGGAGCTAGACAGCCGAGTTGAGTCACAGTGCGCCATACAAACATGTAGTTacatattaatacatatgtaagtgtgtaacCTCTTAAGTTGCCAATAGCTCTCACCGCAAACTGTTGCTCCTCCGCCGGTTCAACTCTGCACAACTCGGAGCATACTAGATGCTTTTGACAAATGTGaacattcattcattcatgcaTTGAAAggctttattatttatatgcttTTTGTAGCTCACTATTTGCTTTGAcaaattttattctatttttactttaaaccaTTAAAATGTTTTGTAGCTGCCTTAAAATATATCAGCTCCATAACATCCCTCCAACAGTCTATAATTTGTGCATGCACTACCTGCTTCAATGAATGTCTGCCACATTTTAAATCCCATAAGCTTGAGCAGCAGCGCTGATCTTCACACTTCGGTTGCACACGCTCTAGAGGGCACACTAAATTTAGGTTGCACAAACAAATGTTTTAGTGTGTCTGGATACTGGTTTGCGCCACCTTTGATTGCAGTCGATAAGTTGGGACATTGTATACCGTTAAACTTCAAGACCCCAGCACGGAAACATAAATTTTCTGCTGCCACATGGGGAacgcaagtttttttttaagatttgcattcaatttgaatgtatatacatatgtatgtatatgtgtattcaTTCTTGTAATTTATGactaatttgaaaatgttttcaattattaCAAGGAATCCaactttggaaaattttgtttatgttttatttcaatttcaattggtTGCACTTTTGAACCgcgataaattattaaaattctatttttgTGCTAAAATTAATGAACTTTTGTGCTTATTCATCGCCGACACTTGTTTTACgagtaaatttcaaaattcaacaagattttcgaaaatattttgttgtatgcATCTCAATTTGCAGATAACGGTATTTTTATCAGCATCTCACCATTTGGTTGTAGATCCGCCAGCATGTCAATAACTTTGAATAGTCATTGCTTCCTTACCCGATACCTTAATGATAATCCTAATTTGGGTTAATCCTCAAAAGGGTCATAACTTCTGAATTGTTCCGGACTACGacgggatgcctcttgatgtcctCTATGGAACACCTACATAGCGAAGCCCGTGTGCTCCCAGTAAAAATGCATAATGAACTCATCCAGGCAGTTCTTGCTTGGATGCTTTCGCAAAAATTACCCCTGCAGCCACCTGCTTgtagcggaaccgcctcctaggaacatcaagaggtaATTCCTCAATTACTTCGACGACATTAGACAGAAGTAATTCCTCAATTACTTCGACGACATTAGACAGTACGCCGACCAGGCTTCGGACGCAACAAAattccgacaagcactgaccgccattcacagtggagccatcaacaccttcatcgactcccttccagtgaatggcgtacccggagtcaaaccaccaccaatCGCACGAGTTGCCTCGAGAAACGAGAGTGGCTCTTGGAGCAGGTTAAAcacctacttatccagaatataGCCTGACATATCCTATATATGTGCTGcctgcaatgagtctccgcatgacactggacccttctttgcatgccccaccaaccccactcatctaacaaccctctccctttggtccgacctcGTCAAAACAGCAAGCTTCTTGGGTTTTCCTTCAAGTATGGCCCAATATTTGTAAATTCCTTAAACCCTACTTTGCTTAAAAAGGAATAGCCTGGACCAACTACATCAAGCATTGACATTTGCGAAGCAAGCTTGCCAATGCGGTCTGTCCGAggcatatatgtttgtataaaagtAAGTTTGTCTCGTTCTTATTTTGCTGGAGCACGCGTCGTCTGAAGTTCTTGCTGACCAAAAAAGCCATCTTACAGCCAAATGCCTTTAATTGCTGCTGTTTATTTGTGCAAGTCCGTATGCACTTATTATGTACTTGTTCGTTTCGTCTTTGTTGGGTAATGTACTCAAATAGAATTGTGTTTATTTTCCTAaatgttgtttattattatttttttcacacgCTGATCTGCAATGCTTTGAATGCAACAGCTTTGATTATGcactatttgtaaatattttcgaaatacttTGATTCGAATTCATCATCAAATCAACACTTGGATTAATAAGCAACGTTCATAAGGAGTCAAAGTGAATTTTAGCGACATTTAAACAATTCCGGGGCAAGTGTCGCATTGTTTATTTATACGCAAAATATTCATACAAACGAACGAAGACTATAAGCTGTATCGAAGTTAATCGgcatattattgaaaattccacacttcgcaatatttttaacgatcgattccaaataattttgctctcatttattttcgtttatttattaattttttccacatcCATAAAATATCGCGCCCAAAATGATGTCAAATAAAGACtggtatttttcaatttttcctcCCTCCGTGGCCAGAATACCCCGTCGTCTCAGTTGAGGGAAATTTGATTTTGACGTCTGCGTCTGGGCGATTGGCATCGTGCCAATCGAATGTCGTCGCCTGGTGCTGTTCGTCTCTGCTGTGTTCTTGGTGCgacatattcaatttttaaGTTGAGTACTTTTTGCATTAATTGTGTTTTATCCTCtacaataaagtaaactgaatTTGGAGTTTCTATTTTCGTACCCATTGCCGAAAAGAGCAGAAATAAAGGGTCCATAAATAGTTGAgtgtgtaaatattaaaatcagttCCTCGTGCCATGAAGGTTTGCTATGTTTCGAGATGAGGTGTAATCGTACCGAACAGTTGAAGCGCCTAAGAGGCATAAAATAGATCGTAATATTTGAGTTTGGCCGTCGGCACTTTGGGATTCAAACCAAGGACCGATAAAAGAGTAGTCATGGTTAATTTCTACTCCTACACAGCTTTGTTTCATTTATTCGCAGATGCAAATAAGTACCTTTACATATTTATCCACCATTGTCATTATTatcatatacaaatgtatgtagaaaaaattaaattcatgcATGTGAAAATTGTCTGCATGTGCATGCTTCCTCCTTATTTCCgagaaagtgtaaaaatataaaaattaaaaataattgtgaggttttttgaaaaatgcgaaatttctGCTTGCGTCGTTCTTTCGCCAATACTCTTAGCATTATTCATATTCGTTGACATTTTCACGCTCTTTACATGACAACTATTTACGTGTAATTGCCAGCTACAAATGCAGGATGTGTATATATGTCAGCTTGTATCCGGAAGCGCATGCAGAaccagccaaaaaaaaaactgaaggaTATGTGCCACTGGCGCTGCATTAAAAGTTTAATGAGAGACGGGTGAGGACGATTACCGCTTTTGGAGGTTAGCTAATTTCTAAACGACGGTTATAATTCTGAACACCCAATCTAATTACCGCTAAAAACGCACATTGCATATGTTGATCCTCAGTGGGTATATTAGCCGGTCTTCCAAGTGCACTTCATTTGCTTGGCGACCTCAGGAAGCTATTTTACATTTAATCGGTTGCATTCTGCCCACGGAACCACTACGAAAGCAACAGTTAACCCATTCATTTTATGTACACATACAACTACATGCAAACATCATTTATAgatcatacgcacatacatacatatatacatactgaGCTATGCAGATCTGCAAGAGCatttgaacatatgtaaatcgAAGCTTATAATTGATGCAGCCATTCAAGCGAGTGCTGTTCGTCTATAAATT
Coding sequences within it:
- the LOC126753819 gene encoding FMR1-interacting protein NUFIP1 isoform X2; this encodes MELQSNDDLRLHKLQHEKCPVDNCNYRGHPSVMDKHVATLHSSGLFDKFKKLSSPEEIAAWREERKRKYPTLENSLMRQRAREQREKRGERLEAHNSRFGKQEDRKRAQKSHCSETNQIKHNQQQKLKGQNGIEKRKRNNNKRRKKEEVKKLEEKKQNDVIANIKSARNAVVEENIQENDISCDDIMMFKGTSKLANYHHVKPKKPKETNILSSLLGMYGSDEDSENDYSNNEMDDNDTDNLIDDKLNKTIGTDTCARDNGLLINPIGKSPPLLPVKSLNVEKLEDTESGNFARLNCHKPLENIDIVTNSDTTEETVIVTEKSENVSDNSVDTVQSLKPQNADLLCSDDEAPEEAPIARSTDLPICTKSSQQNVRRNNGASNDNNQQSTNRIKKADQVTRINKQQSGLDYRKARLRKQNTLLEKLLEPDIRHERNVLLQCVRYVCENNFFGIGEKKLN
- the LOC126753822 gene encoding mediator of RNA polymerase II transcription subunit 11 gives rise to the protein MAHNPLDKIHALDEIEQEIITCLQSAGQALQELSKEKSSQKSAETQTQQFIKSLSNVESKLSEQINYLTQVSTGQPHEGSGYASAKVLQMAWHRIQHARSRVRELEESKAKYTHAARQQQQQRQQQHAQQLAQQQQQMAQQQLQQSHDNSINPGMSNAGATQMGQQAPN
- the LOC126753819 gene encoding FMR1-interacting protein NUFIP1 isoform X1, with product MDNSQKFVLPSPNFHKKMESPLTVRPHFLTPSGMTLHARHQPPPMYGKRGPTYPSKYLQTANKNKFIKVEAAQTEAVEPEYCEACDMELQSNDDLRLHKLQHEKCPVDNCNYRGHPSVMDKHVATLHSSGLFDKFKKLSSPEEIAAWREERKRKYPTLENSLMRQRAREQREKRGERLEAHNSRFGKQEDRKRAQKSHCSETNQIKHNQQQKLKGQNGIEKRKRNNNKRRKKEEVKKLEEKKQNDVIANIKSARNAVVEENIQENDISCDDIMMFKGTSKLANYHHVKPKKPKETNILSSLLGMYGSDEDSENDYSNNEMDDNDTDNLIDDKLNKTIGTDTCARDNGLLINPIGKSPPLLPVKSLNVEKLEDTESGNFARLNCHKPLENIDIVTNSDTTEETVIVTEKSENVSDNSVDTVQSLKPQNADLLCSDDEAPEEAPIARSTDLPICTKSSQQNVRRNNGASNDNNQQSTNRIKKADQVTRINKQQSGLDYRKARLRKQNTLLEKLLEPDIRHERNVLLQCVRYVCENNFFGIGEKKLN